From the genome of Geoglobus ahangari, one region includes:
- a CDS encoding 4Fe-4S binding protein, whose translation MESGFEIVFCRQCRNALSDLRSIEGDIMAVVSESSYTARMSHERIKAGFSACPNSCSSPQIKDFGVIAFITPELNPELCTSCGRCAEACRENAIDFDEFPVFNERCIGCGDCVRACPSRAISGKVRLRVLAGGRLGRHPRFAEVVAVVSGGEEVLEIFRKVVEISEEQGRRFSHIEGCVEVLRDRLGLKF comes from the coding sequence ATGGAATCTGGCTTTGAGATTGTGTTCTGCAGGCAGTGCAGGAACGCCCTCTCAGACCTGAGATCAATCGAAGGAGACATCATGGCAGTTGTGTCGGAGAGCAGTTACACGGCAAGAATGAGCCACGAGAGGATAAAGGCCGGGTTCTCAGCGTGCCCCAACTCATGCTCATCCCCCCAGATCAAGGATTTTGGCGTTATAGCGTTCATAACTCCAGAGCTCAACCCCGAGCTGTGCACCTCATGCGGAAGATGTGCTGAGGCTTGCAGGGAAAATGCCATAGACTTCGATGAGTTTCCGGTTTTCAACGAGAGGTGCATTGGCTGCGGGGACTGCGTGAGAGCCTGTCCTTCCAGAGCGATTTCGGGAAAGGTGAGGCTGAGGGTGCTCGCCGGGGGCAGGCTCGGCAGGCATCCGAGGTTCGCAGAGGTGGTTGCGGTCGTGAGTGGTGGGGAGGAGGTTCTTGAGATCTTCAGAAAGGTCGTTGAGATAAGTGAAGAGCAGGGGAGGAGGTTCAGCCACATTGAGGGGTGCGTGGAGGTTCTGAGGGACAGGCTTGGGTTGAAGTTTTAA
- a CDS encoding pyridoxamine 5'-phosphate oxidase family protein — translation MRLEDILRMFEGDCSSRLFWISTWDGKPHLAPVCFVRVMDGKIVVAYNFIKKTSRNVERTGKAAIGFAERGEEGFFGYMVKGRAWMDYEGEYYREIKEFVESASGGKRTPVGALVIEPEEVYSLKPGNERKRII, via the coding sequence ATGAGGCTTGAGGACATTCTCAGGATGTTCGAGGGCGACTGCTCATCCAGACTGTTCTGGATCTCCACGTGGGATGGAAAGCCCCACCTCGCCCCCGTTTGCTTCGTAAGGGTGATGGACGGGAAGATAGTCGTGGCATACAACTTCATAAAAAAGACGTCCAGAAACGTGGAAAGAACTGGAAAGGCTGCCATAGGATTTGCCGAGAGGGGTGAGGAGGGATTCTTCGGATACATGGTCAAGGGGAGAGCGTGGATGGACTACGAGGGAGAGTACTACAGGGAGATCAAGGAGTTCGTCGAGAGCGCGAGCGGGGGCAAGCGAACCCCCGTTGGGGCGCTTGTTATAGAGCCCGAGGAGGTGTACTCTCTCAAACCCGGAAACGAGAGGAAAAGGATAATCTGA